The Clostridiaceae bacterium genome includes a window with the following:
- a CDS encoding spore germination protein → MFKFISKKIRQLSQKSKNIYENTPPGKNNYGPVLPDLRRNLEIIKGIFNESSDVIIHEFNFGHDRKFKGALIFINSLVDKEKIHKNILNPLMYGALLLKKDIDMDFTNIDNIKKNLISVTDTKKVTLLDDLIDNLLTGAAILLVDGAKEALAIDTEKRESRSIEEPGTEAVVRGPREGFNENANVSISLIRRKIKAPDLCVEKFVIGEKSKTDVYIVYLKSVANPKLIEEIRIRLNRIKIDAVLESGYIEQFIEDAPFSIFPTVSNSEKPDKIVAKILEGRAAILVDGTPFALVVPMLFIESFQSGEDYYTRPFLASFMRIVRFLSYIISTLGPAIYVALTVFHQELIPTQLLISIAAGRERVPFPALLEALLMIFTFDILREAGVRLPKAVGQTVGIVGALVLGQASVEAGLISPIMVIVVSSTAIASFAVPAQTDSGTVLRYLYLALAGLAGGFGIIMGLLVTLLHLASLRSFGVPYLWPIIPLNISGLKDVFIRMPLWTMQKRPRAIVWGDSNSYLQSPGLMPSPYKEDYDGSK, encoded by the coding sequence ATGTTTAAATTTATCTCAAAAAAAATTCGCCAGTTATCTCAAAAAAGTAAAAATATATATGAAAATACTCCACCAGGTAAAAATAATTATGGACCAGTATTGCCTGATTTAAGAAGAAACCTGGAGATTATTAAAGGTATTTTTAACGAAAGCAGTGATGTGATAATTCATGAGTTTAACTTTGGGCATGACAGAAAATTTAAAGGGGCACTGATTTTCATCAACAGCTTGGTAGATAAAGAAAAAATCCATAAAAATATCCTGAACCCTTTGATGTATGGAGCATTACTGCTTAAAAAGGATATTGATATGGATTTTACCAACATTGATAATATTAAAAAGAACTTAATATCTGTAACAGATACTAAAAAAGTGACACTGTTGGACGATCTGATTGATAATCTATTAACAGGAGCAGCCATTCTATTGGTAGATGGAGCAAAAGAGGCTTTAGCTATTGACACCGAAAAACGGGAATCCCGCAGTATAGAGGAACCGGGAACAGAGGCAGTTGTACGTGGGCCTAGGGAAGGCTTCAATGAAAATGCTAATGTAAGCATTTCACTTATCCGCCGGAAAATAAAAGCTCCTGATTTATGCGTAGAAAAATTTGTTATAGGTGAAAAATCAAAAACAGATGTATATATTGTATACCTGAAAAGCGTTGCTAATCCGAAACTGATTGAAGAAATCAGAATAAGGCTGAACAGAATAAAAATCGATGCGGTTCTGGAATCAGGCTATATTGAACAGTTTATAGAGGATGCTCCATTCTCTATTTTTCCTACAGTTTCAAACAGTGAAAAACCTGACAAGATTGTGGCAAAAATACTGGAAGGCCGAGCTGCAATTTTGGTTGACGGTACACCTTTCGCTTTGGTAGTGCCCATGCTTTTTATTGAAAGTTTCCAAAGTGGCGAGGATTATTATACCAGGCCTTTTCTTGCAAGCTTTATGCGTATAGTCAGGTTTTTGTCCTATATAATAAGCACTTTGGGTCCAGCTATTTATGTAGCATTAACTGTATTCCACCAGGAGCTAATACCTACCCAGTTGTTGATATCTATTGCAGCAGGGCGTGAAAGAGTGCCTTTTCCAGCATTATTAGAAGCTTTATTGATGATTTTTACCTTTGACATTTTAAGAGAAGCAGGAGTACGGTTACCGAAAGCGGTGGGACAAACAGTAGGTATCGTTGGAGCTCTTGTATTGGGTCAAGCCTCAGTTGAGGCCGGCCTTATAAGCCCAATCATGGTAATTGTTGTATCTTCAACTGCTATCGCGAGTTTTGCTGTACCGGCACAGACCGATTCAGGAACGGTATTAAGATATTTATATCTTGCACTTGCAGGGCTTGCAGGTGGCTTCGGCATAATTATGGGACTTTTGGTAACCTTGTTGCATCTTGCCTCTTTAAGATCTTTCGGAGTGCCATATTTATGGCCTATTATACCCCTTAATATTTCCGGTTTGAAGGATGTTTTTATAAGAATGCCTCTTTGGACTATGCAGAAGCGTCCTAGGGCTATAGTTTGGGGTGATAGCAACTCCTATCTCCAAAGTCCGGGTTTAATGCCATCACCATATAAAGAAGACTACGACGGTTCCAAATAA
- a CDS encoding Ger(x)C family spore germination protein: MKKKMHLAVKILILYLIMSFILSGCLGAREINDLEIVIGMGIDKDMDTGNILLTAQIVKEGEMGKISGGGGGGEESKAYWNVTSTGKTIFDAVRQVTHKTGNRLFVSHNQAVIFGNDIASEGLQKYIDFFLRAHEMRPTTLILVAEDKASDIMNAKPETERLPAMNITKLVKSYGFTSYFYKVNMKDFTSCTMSATTSPVAPLVSIFGDMENKDVYISGMAVFKNDKMIGKLSQEESRGVLWALGKVKSGVVLVSSPDKQGNVALEILEAKSKVTPEINDGKIVVHIKIKVESSLSEQTTTENLADISTFEKIQKAQDEVIRQEIMASFNKSKELNADVFGFGEMVHKKYKNEWKVLKDNWDEIYPTIELNINVETKIQKTDLLKKTASRDVEEK, from the coding sequence ATGAAGAAAAAAATGCATTTAGCAGTTAAAATATTAATTTTGTACCTCATTATGTCGTTTATTCTATCCGGATGTTTAGGAGCAAGAGAAATAAATGATTTGGAAATCGTCATAGGAATGGGAATTGATAAAGATATGGACACAGGAAATATTTTACTAACAGCACAGATAGTTAAAGAAGGGGAAATGGGGAAAATATCAGGAGGCGGTGGAGGCGGAGAAGAAAGTAAGGCCTACTGGAATGTCACAAGTACAGGAAAAACTATTTTTGATGCAGTAAGGCAAGTAACACATAAGACAGGAAACAGGCTTTTTGTATCACACAATCAGGCTGTAATATTTGGTAATGATATAGCCTCAGAAGGTTTGCAAAAATATATTGACTTTTTTTTACGAGCCCACGAAATGAGGCCTACTACATTGATCCTTGTTGCCGAGGATAAGGCTTCAGATATTATGAATGCCAAACCGGAAACCGAGAGGCTCCCTGCAATGAATATTACAAAACTGGTTAAGTCCTATGGATTTACATCCTATTTTTATAAAGTGAACATGAAAGATTTTACTTCATGCACAATGAGTGCTACTACATCTCCGGTAGCACCATTAGTTAGTATATTCGGGGACATGGAGAACAAGGATGTTTATATATCAGGTATGGCTGTCTTCAAAAATGACAAAATGATAGGCAAACTAAGCCAGGAGGAATCCCGGGGAGTTTTATGGGCATTAGGTAAAGTGAAAAGTGGTGTAGTACTTGTTTCTTCTCCCGATAAACAAGGAAATGTTGCTTTAGAAATTTTAGAAGCTAAAAGCAAAGTAACACCAGAAATAAATGATGGCAAAATAGTAGTGCATATAAAAATCAAAGTGGAGTCTAGCCTTTCAGAACAAACTACCACCGAAAACCTGGCAGATATTTCGACCTTTGAAAAAATACAGAAAGCCCAGGATGAAGTTATCCGGCAGGAAATAATGGCATCCTTTAATAAATCCAAGGAATTAAACGCTGATGTTTTTGGTTTTGGTGAAATGGTGCATAAAAAATATAAAAATGAATGGAAAGTTTTAAAGGATAATTGGGATGAAATATACCCAACTATAGAATTAAATATTAACGTTGAAACAAAGATACAAAAGACTGATTTATTAAAAAAAACTGCATCACGAGATGTAGAGGAGAAATAA
- a CDS encoding endospore germination permease, with translation MSIEKGKITTSQLLFLITGFVQGSALLIDFTVGITKNQTWMIVLAGLVLAAPIIISYVALAKRFSGMNVIQINDIIYGRFLGKAVSIYYIFFFLMTLSFNIRDVGELYVTFLMPDTPFIFLLAVFAATCSYAVIKGIEVLARVSHLFVAVGIFSPVITFILLIDQMDFSNFLPFFELPSVKILQGIHIMMAIPFGETIIFLMIMGSLNKTEHAVKNTLIGLLIGTLSLLLVAVKNTAVLGRTQTIWTATSFQSIRLIDIGTVLTRMDFVIGIAQTLLTFLKCSLFFYALVTAISQLFGLKSYLPLVLPLAGIEVIIAATVFQSPVDHAVITQNAGIIYSAPLMFIIPPVSLLIAKIRGLPKHERGKDA, from the coding sequence ATGAGTATCGAGAAAGGGAAAATCACAACTTCACAATTACTTTTCTTAATTACTGGTTTTGTACAGGGCTCAGCTTTATTAATAGATTTTACTGTAGGAATAACCAAAAACCAGACATGGATGATTGTATTAGCAGGATTGGTTTTGGCAGCTCCCATTATTATATCCTATGTAGCGCTAGCAAAAAGGTTTTCTGGAATGAATGTAATTCAAATTAACGATATAATATACGGCCGTTTTCTGGGCAAAGCCGTATCTATATATTACATATTCTTTTTTTTAATGACTTTGTCTTTTAATATTCGTGATGTAGGTGAATTGTATGTAACTTTTTTAATGCCGGATACACCTTTTATATTCTTGCTTGCAGTTTTTGCGGCAACTTGTTCCTATGCAGTTATTAAAGGCATAGAAGTATTGGCGAGGGTGAGCCATTTGTTTGTGGCTGTTGGGATATTTTCACCGGTTATTACCTTCATACTTTTGATTGACCAAATGGATTTCTCCAATTTTCTGCCATTTTTTGAATTGCCATCGGTAAAAATATTACAGGGAATTCATATCATGATGGCTATTCCTTTTGGAGAAACGATTATTTTTCTTATGATTATGGGATCTCTAAATAAGACTGAACATGCAGTTAAAAATACTCTTATTGGACTATTAATTGGCACCTTAAGCCTTCTTCTTGTAGCTGTCAAAAATACAGCGGTATTAGGTAGGACACAAACCATATGGACTGCTACGTCCTTTCAGTCAATCAGGCTAATTGATATTGGGACTGTATTAACAAGGATGGATTTTGTAATCGGCATTGCACAGACACTATTAACTTTTTTAAAATGCAGTCTTTTCTTTTATGCATTAGTAACAGCAATTTCTCAGTTGTTTGGTTTAAAGTCATATTTGCCTTTGGTTTTACCTTTAGCCGGCATCGAGGTCATAATTGCTGCCACTGTTTTCCAATCGCCGGTTGATCATGCTGTCATTACGCAAAATGCGGGTATTATTTATTCTGCTCCACTTATGTTTATTATTCCGCCGGTTTCGTTATTGATTGCCAAAATACGAGGTTTACCAAAGCATGAAAGGGGTAAAGATGCATGA
- a CDS encoding LacI family transcriptional regulator — protein MKKATIKDIARELNISVGTVYRALNNKGRIKAETKQKVIEKAKELNYSINSIARKFALRSNFKILVVMPEEPEFFWNDVHKGLKCIEKELADFGTEIITYFVNVTYNPDIHLEIIKILEEKQINGLAIVPLHIYKLDQLIEYTKTHSIPTAIVSAHFENSDVLFYYGPDDNLSGMMAGELLSKFMNHRGNICVMVRKVDLIYFSERLQGFCKYIQKNSPYINISDIYTYEVDHENEILEKALSQTSLSGIYVMDGGGAGIFGKHLKEMNIEEIVLIGHEINALSKELLLEGYITALLCEERFCQGYYPVKLLFEYLVEGTLPSEKKIYTNINVVLKGNVHYLDYYNDGRGYR, from the coding sequence GTGAAGAAGGCTACAATTAAAGATATTGCACGGGAACTGAATATATCAGTAGGCACAGTTTATAGGGCGCTGAATAACAAAGGACGAATAAAGGCGGAAACAAAACAAAAGGTTATCGAAAAAGCCAAAGAGCTTAATTATTCGATTAATTCTATAGCCAGGAAGTTCGCTCTTCGAAGCAACTTTAAGATTTTGGTTGTAATGCCTGAGGAGCCTGAATTTTTCTGGAATGATGTCCATAAAGGACTTAAATGCATTGAAAAGGAACTGGCTGATTTTGGTACTGAAATCATAACCTATTTTGTAAATGTCACATATAACCCTGATATACATCTTGAAATAATTAAAATTCTTGAGGAAAAACAGATAAACGGTCTTGCAATAGTGCCTCTTCATATTTATAAATTAGACCAGCTTATAGAATATACCAAAACACACTCCATTCCCACCGCAATTGTCAGTGCACATTTTGAGAACAGCGATGTACTTTTTTATTACGGTCCTGACGATAACCTCTCCGGCATGATGGCAGGTGAATTACTGTCTAAGTTTATGAATCATCGCGGCAACATCTGTGTTATGGTGCGTAAGGTAGATCTTATATACTTTTCTGAGAGGCTTCAGGGCTTTTGCAAATATATACAGAAAAATTCTCCCTACATAAACATATCCGATATTTACACCTATGAGGTCGATCATGAAAATGAAATTCTGGAAAAGGCCCTATCTCAAACATCATTAAGCGGTATATATGTTATGGACGGCGGAGGCGCCGGCATATTTGGCAAGCATCTTAAGGAGATGAACATTGAAGAAATAGTACTGATTGGCCATGAAATTAATGCACTTTCAAAAGAACTACTTCTTGAAGGATATATTACTGCACTGCTCTGCGAGGAAAGGTTCTGCCAGGGTTATTATCCTGTGAAGCTACTTTTCGAATACCTTGTGGAGGGTACTCTTCCATCTGAAAAAAAGATTTACACAAATATAAATGTAGTACTCAAAGGAAATGTTCATTATTTAGATTATTATAATGATGGCAGAGGCTATAGATAG
- a CDS encoding extracellular solute-binding protein, whose amino-acid sequence MKKVIAILLTLALLVAFVGCTSNQQKGSDTKTTETTAADQGDKQTEKEPEPVTLKWVGAGWLAGEKADTLIQRWEAQNPHVKVEYTELGSLVNDEYLKNLDVMIASGEQIDLTYLGVTDLLVRALNGAALPINDAIAQNGHDFEKDYTGLAKSMLTVDGNIYGVPYANNTFKVFYNKTMTDAKGITIPEKWSIDEFTDIAKKLNDPDNKVWGCIFPSTWSDLCYAPAEVAGWTMAKKDASGKFVPNFDDEIFKTSMKWVYDLGMTHKVSPSIATIKAESLNRRVALANKQTAMIVDGPFTLVFLQTYMFNDPGTGPLDFELGIADLPYITKEAGDNASFLSLVGAFWFPKTCANINEAYKLARFICNGNFDKGTYMPAYTGADMKAATDVLLNFTDSKGQLHKDIYPYDIVLKAVTVPNESHISYWKMDPTIFAKYVPALYTLFNEQYTTYLTGEVTLEKFVENMQKLGAAEIANVN is encoded by the coding sequence ATGAAGAAAGTAATCGCAATTCTGCTTACGCTTGCATTGCTAGTCGCTTTCGTAGGATGTACATCTAATCAACAAAAGGGAAGCGACACGAAGACAACAGAAACAACTGCTGCAGATCAAGGGGATAAGCAGACAGAAAAAGAACCTGAGCCAGTAACACTTAAATGGGTTGGCGCAGGTTGGCTTGCAGGTGAAAAAGCTGATACACTTATTCAAAGATGGGAAGCTCAAAACCCGCATGTAAAAGTTGAATACACAGAACTTGGAAGTTTAGTTAATGATGAATACCTTAAGAACCTCGATGTTATGATTGCATCAGGAGAGCAAATCGACCTGACATATCTTGGCGTCACAGATTTACTTGTAAGAGCACTTAATGGTGCAGCACTTCCAATTAATGATGCAATTGCACAAAACGGTCATGATTTTGAAAAAGATTACACTGGTCTTGCAAAAAGCATGCTGACTGTTGATGGCAATATCTATGGTGTACCTTATGCCAATAATACATTTAAGGTTTTCTACAACAAGACCATGACTGATGCAAAGGGTATCACAATACCTGAAAAATGGTCCATAGATGAATTCACAGATATCGCAAAGAAGCTTAATGATCCTGATAATAAAGTATGGGGCTGTATATTCCCATCTACTTGGTCGGATCTTTGCTACGCACCTGCAGAAGTAGCAGGCTGGACTATGGCAAAGAAGGATGCATCAGGAAAGTTTGTACCAAACTTTGATGATGAAATATTCAAAACAAGTATGAAATGGGTATACGATCTCGGAATGACTCATAAAGTTTCACCTTCAATTGCAACAATCAAGGCAGAATCACTGAACCGCCGTGTTGCACTTGCAAATAAACAGACTGCAATGATCGTAGATGGACCATTTACTTTGGTATTCTTACAAACCTATATGTTTAATGATCCTGGTACAGGACCACTTGATTTTGAACTTGGTATAGCAGACCTTCCGTATATTACTAAAGAAGCAGGAGACAACGCTTCATTCCTTTCACTTGTTGGTGCTTTCTGGTTCCCGAAAACATGTGCTAATATAAATGAAGCATACAAATTAGCCCGCTTTATTTGTAATGGTAACTTTGATAAGGGTACTTACATGCCTGCTTATACAGGTGCCGATATGAAAGCAGCAACAGATGTATTATTGAATTTTACAGATTCAAAGGGACAACTGCATAAAGATATTTATCCCTATGATATTGTTCTTAAAGCTGTTACAGTTCCCAATGAATCCCATATAAGCTACTGGAAGATGGACCCGACAATATTTGCAAAATATGTTCCTGCATTGTATACATTATTTAACGAGCAGTACACTACTTACCTGACCGGTGAAGTAACTCTTGAGAAGTTTGTTGAGAATATGCAGAAACTTGGAGCGGCTGAAATTGCTAATGTAAATTAA
- a CDS encoding sugar ABC transporter permease yields the protein MSNNEYVLNGKVNRHNNAQRKKGSGLRTQKAKDNFWGYVFILPNLIGFSVFTVFGIVFSLYMSFTNWNLVKGFEVAQFVGLNNIKSMFGDVYLGASLRNNLLLLLVIPITVALAAIFASIMNFGIYGRSLARSLFFLPYVTNVVAIATVWQALLHPTSGPINNFLTAIGIPKDNLPRWLSDMKWALPALMIILIWKDLGYNILMYSAGLQNISSDYYEAADIDGANAIQKFFYVTVPMLTPTTFLLTTLGIISSLQMWTIAQIITDGGPGTATYTLALYIYRSAFITYRTGYACALAWLLCIMILTITLIQWRGQKKWVNY from the coding sequence TTGTCAAATAATGAATATGTGCTCAATGGCAAAGTTAATAGGCATAATAATGCCCAAAGGAAAAAAGGATCCGGCTTAAGAACCCAGAAAGCAAAAGATAATTTCTGGGGTTATGTCTTTATTTTGCCTAACTTGATTGGTTTTTCTGTTTTTACAGTATTCGGTATAGTTTTTTCTCTATATATGAGCTTTACAAATTGGAATCTCGTAAAGGGATTTGAAGTTGCCCAGTTTGTAGGACTAAATAATATAAAAAGTATGTTCGGGGATGTATATTTAGGTGCTTCTTTAAGGAATAATTTATTGTTATTGCTTGTTATTCCCATAACAGTTGCTTTAGCGGCAATTTTTGCTTCTATTATGAACTTCGGAATTTATGGGCGTTCGCTCGCAAGATCGCTCTTTTTTCTGCCATATGTAACTAATGTAGTAGCTATTGCCACAGTATGGCAGGCACTACTGCATCCGACGTCAGGTCCCATTAATAATTTTTTAACGGCAATTGGTATTCCAAAGGATAATCTCCCAAGGTGGCTTTCCGATATGAAATGGGCATTGCCTGCTCTTATGATAATACTTATCTGGAAAGACCTTGGGTATAATATATTGATGTATAGTGCAGGATTGCAGAATATTTCAAGTGATTATTATGAAGCTGCAGATATAGATGGAGCAAATGCAATCCAAAAGTTTTTTTACGTTACGGTACCCATGCTTACACCAACAACGTTTTTATTAACAACACTTGGAATAATTTCAAGTCTTCAAATGTGGACAATAGCGCAAATCATTACAGACGGGGGTCCGGGAACGGCTACCTATACACTGGCGCTTTATATTTACCGCAGTGCCTTTATCACTTACCGTACAGGTTATGCTTGCGCTTTGGCATGGCTACTATGCATAATGATTCTTACAATTACGCTGATCCAATGGAGAGGCCAGAAGAAATGGGTAAACTACTAA
- a CDS encoding carbohydrate ABC transporter permease, which yields MTSRRKKHGKVNKILREAWKILLSVIIIVAGFVMIFPFLWMISASFKGINDVFEFPIRWIPNPITTKGYELLFSGKVPFLVFYKNSIIVAVLGLAGTFFSCTMAGYAYAKINFVGRDKIFLLKLSTTMIPSMVTILPTFMIYSKLGLINTRTALWLPWTFGGAMGVFIMRQFFVSLPNELVEAARIDGASHPRIYWNIAIPSARPAISTLLFLYFISIWNDYERPLLYLRNRELFTLPFAVKYFADDQFQNYPAIMAANVCMLIPIIILFFVAQKSFVRSIITTGIKG from the coding sequence ATGACTTCCAGGAGAAAAAAACATGGCAAAGTAAATAAGATATTACGGGAGGCTTGGAAAATCTTACTTTCGGTTATTATAATTGTGGCAGGTTTTGTAATGATATTTCCGTTTCTTTGGATGATTTCGGCCTCTTTCAAGGGTATAAATGATGTATTTGAATTTCCGATCCGATGGATACCAAACCCAATAACAACAAAAGGATATGAGCTTTTGTTCAGTGGGAAAGTTCCATTCCTTGTTTTTTATAAGAACTCTATAATAGTTGCTGTTTTAGGACTAGCCGGTACATTCTTTTCCTGTACTATGGCCGGTTACGCATATGCAAAAATAAACTTTGTTGGACGGGATAAGATATTTCTTCTTAAACTGTCAACAACAATGATACCTTCAATGGTTACAATACTGCCGACCTTTATGATATACTCAAAACTCGGACTTATAAATACACGTACTGCATTATGGCTTCCGTGGACTTTTGGCGGAGCAATGGGTGTATTTATTATGAGACAGTTTTTTGTATCGCTACCTAACGAGCTTGTTGAGGCAGCCAGGATAGATGGTGCAAGTCATCCGCGCATATATTGGAATATTGCAATTCCTAGTGCGAGACCAGCTATTTCTACACTTTTGTTCCTGTACTTTATTTCAATTTGGAATGATTATGAAAGACCTCTCCTGTACCTGCGCAACAGAGAACTGTTTACACTGCCTTTTGCAGTAAAATACTTTGCTGATGATCAGTTTCAGAATTATCCTGCAATAATGGCAGCAAACGTATGTATGCTTATTCCAATAATCATATTGTTCTTTGTGGCTCAAAAGAGTTTTGTACGGTCAATAATTACAACAGGAATAAAGGGTTAA
- a CDS encoding exo-alpha-sialidase, with product MRILEHRTIYRDGEYAAFPNLAFLPDRRLMCAFRHAKERQKEYGRVTHVDPTAKCVFVISEDNGKTFLPEIHVIIDDADMSNQDPIVSVLSDGRIIATYFRWALVPAGEGAKTWGEDFFRRFGRTLFGKYDCFSDGITCSISDDCGKTWRHMPVISPEGYIKGSAVRGNIVELPDGTLLLPFYGIKNFNELSRAGLMRSDDRGESWYYFSEMAFDPKCEKHFLEPMLFRTDSGRLIGLHRTQSDYLKKGVDFEQTYLNLHISVSEDNGKTFGPVFEVDTLWSSNPFHALKLRSGKVLVTYGYRRKPFGIRARLCNGELSDINEVPEIILRDDAPNGDLGYTHSVQLPDGTIMVAYYISGDDGIRKIEATLLQE from the coding sequence ATGCGAATTTTGGAACACAGGACAATATATCGCGATGGCGAGTATGCTGCTTTTCCCAATCTTGCATTCCTGCCTGACAGACGCCTTATGTGTGCTTTCCGCCATGCAAAGGAACGTCAGAAGGAATACGGGAGGGTAACTCATGTAGATCCCACTGCAAAATGTGTTTTTGTTATTTCAGAAGACAATGGCAAAACTTTTTTGCCGGAGATTCATGTTATTATCGATGATGCTGATATGAGCAATCAGGATCCAATTGTCAGCGTTTTATCTGATGGGCGGATCATAGCCACATATTTCAGATGGGCTCTGGTTCCTGCAGGAGAAGGAGCTAAAACCTGGGGTGAAGATTTCTTCAGACGGTTTGGACGTACCTTGTTTGGAAAATATGACTGTTTTTCCGATGGTATAACCTGCAGCATTTCAGATGACTGCGGAAAGACCTGGAGACATATGCCTGTTATTTCACCTGAAGGTTATATAAAGGGATCTGCGGTTCGGGGGAATATAGTGGAGCTGCCTGACGGGACACTGCTTCTTCCTTTTTATGGGATAAAGAATTTCAATGAACTTAGCAGAGCAGGTCTGATGAGGTCAGATGACAGGGGAGAAAGCTGGTACTACTTCAGTGAAATGGCTTTTGACCCGAAATGCGAAAAGCATTTTCTTGAGCCCATGCTTTTTCGTACGGATAGCGGACGTCTTATAGGCTTGCACCGTACACAGAGTGACTATTTGAAAAAGGGTGTTGATTTTGAACAAACATACCTGAATCTACATATATCTGTCTCAGAAGATAACGGAAAAACATTTGGGCCTGTTTTTGAAGTAGATACGCTATGGAGCTCTAATCCATTCCATGCACTTAAGCTTAGAAGCGGTAAAGTGCTTGTTACTTACGGCTATCGCCGCAAACCCTTTGGAATTCGTGCCCGTTTGTGTAACGGGGAATTATCGGACATTAACGAGGTGCCTGAAATTATTCTTCGTGATGATGCTCCAAATGGTGATTTAGGTTATACTCACTCAGTACAGCTTCCGGATGGCACTATAATGGTAGCTTACTATATTTCAGGTGATGATGGCATTAGAAAAATTGAAGCAACATTGCTTCAGGAATGA